Proteins from a genomic interval of Danio rerio strain Tuebingen ecotype United States chromosome 4, GRCz12tu, whole genome shotgun sequence:
- the LOC110439607 gene encoding uncharacterized protein, which translates to MDSTKKITKKLAGTAKGTGLWLTSVGNEFGQVLISVLTAQEGAGLDRMVDGLVRRYQEAGVDPPAVLYVDCGCCTDVGETKLKARFRGWPELTVKLDIWHFMRRIAVGCTTDAHQLYPIFMSRISACIFEWDAADVSLLRQAKRALLMSQGWPALTDADVNKHLTREELALHCRRRTRGEETTILLLEQLLTELMSNKGNDSLGVPLLDKERMGHIWSVQKKHIKCIQDPPGVVLYTETGSITKGGVLLRTYRCARDSTSLESFHLHLNRFIPGYSANSLIFQIYLLEGLNRWNQDREAASLASEPSALRSYTGELVHCVNCNFEKLFGRKVVPNFCPPARYTGELIGVQYLFQQTGQALQNMNPDCEQTAELIEDLNVDEREEDEGFCDISEDHTIVDPEAALSPSSSTLRSGSSTAVTSSVASLPVST; encoded by the exons ATGGATTCAACTAAAAAG ATCACAAAAAAGCTGGCTGGGACAGCAAAAGGAACAGGACTCTGGCTCACCTCTGTTGGCAATGAGTTTGGTCAGGTGCTGATAAGTGTGCTCACTGCCCAGGAAGGAGCAGGACTGGACAGGATGGTGGATGGGCTGGTCAGAAGATACCAGGAGGCTGGTGTGGATCCACCTGCTGTTTTGTATGTGGACTGTGGGTGCTGCACTGATGTGGGTGAGACCAAACTCAAAGCCAGGTTTAGAGGATGGCCGGAGTTGACTGTGAAATTGGACATCTGGCACTTTATGCGCAGGATTGCTGTGGGATGTACAACTGATGCTCATCAACTGTATCCCATCTTCATGTCACGGATCTCTGCGTGCATTTTTGAATGGGATGCGGCTGATGTTTCTTTGCTACGCCAAGCAAAGCGAGCACTGTTGATGTCCCAAGGTTGGCCTGCGTTGACAGATGCTGATGTCAACAAGCATCTCACCAGGGAGGAGCTGGCTCTCCATTGCCGGAGAAGGACCCGTGGGGAGGAGACTACCATCCTTCTACTTGAACAGCTTCTTACTGAGCTCATGAGCAACAAGGGCAATGACTCGCTGGGCGTTCCTCTTTTAGACAAGGAAAGGATGGGGCACATCTGGAGTGTCCaaaaaaagcatataaaatgCATTCAGGACCCCCCTGGTGTCGTGCTCTATACTGAAACGGGGAGCATAACCAAGGGAGGTGTTCTGCTACGGACCTACAGATGTGCCAGGGACTCCACGTCTCTCGAGTCCTTTCATTTACACCTCAATCGTTTCATCCCAG gGTACAGCGCAAATAGTCTGATCTTTCAGATTTATTTGCTGGAGGGACTAAACAGGTGGAACCAGGACCGGGAGGCTGCTTCCTTGGCATCTGAACCATCAGCTTTACGCAGCTACACAGGAGAACTTGTTCACTGTGTAAACTGCAACTTTGAAAAGCTGTTTGGGAGAAAAGTGGTGCCCAACTTTTGTCCGCCTGCACGTTACACTG gtgaGCTCATTGGAGTGCAGTATCTGTTCCAGCAGACTGGTCAGGCACTGCAGAACATGAACCCAGACTGTGAGCAGACTGCTGAGCTCATTGAGGATCTCAATGTGGATGAGCGAGAAGAAGATGAGGGCTTCTGTGACATCAGTGAGGAtcacactattgttgatccggagGCTGCTCTGTCACCatcctcctccacattgagatcgGGTTCCTCCACTGCAGTCACCAGCAGTGTCGCTTCTTTGCCAGTCTCCAcatga